The genomic stretch CCATCAGGCAGGGCGCGGCCAGACTCGAAACCTTTTCCCCCACAGAGAACCCTATCCCTTGATCCCGGCAGCCAGCGCACGTATCGACGTCAGACGTGCAGCCGGGTCGTTCACTGGCGTATGGATAATGAACTCGCTAACACCGAAACGCTGATGGTAATGCTGCAACTGGCGATGGACCTCCTGCGAGGTACCATACAAAATGTTCTGCGCTTGTTTTTCGATACGGAACTGCGTACTGCCAGCCTGTTGCACCAGCAGGTCAGCCTGCTCCTGAGTCAGCACATTGAGCGGCGCACGATCGTCAATATAGACCTTGTAGTTATACCGCTCGCCCGCCAGCATTTTCGCCTCATCATGGCTTTCCGCTACGATAACCGACAGCGATAACAGTGCCTGTGCATGTTCAGGCTGGTACTCACGCCAGGTGAGGAACGCCTCCGTCAGCAGGCTTTCACTGGGCTGAATGAACCCGGCAAAGACAAAATTCCAGCCCAGTGAGGCCGCCAGACGCGCACTTGCCGGACTGGCTCCCAGCAAAAAACGTGATGGTGACGACGGTGGCTGCGGCGTGGCGAACAACCCGGAATTCGATTGTGCCGACGTCGGCTCCAGTAATGTATGCAGCTGCCGCAGTTTATCGTCAAATGTCACCTGGCGGGCCGGGTCAATTTCCTGTTGCAGCGCACGAGTGGCAAGCGGGAATCCGCCCGGTGCCTTACCAATGCCCAGGTCGACGCGGTCTGGTGCCAGCGATGACAGCACATGGAAATTCTCTGCCACTTTATAAGGGCTGTAATGCTGTAACATCACCCCGCCAGAACCAATGCGGATGTGGCGAGTATGAGCCAGCAACCAGGCAATCAGCACTTCCGGCGATGAGCCTGCCAGTGAATCAGAATTGTGATGTTCTGATACCCAGAAGCGAGAGTACCCCAATGTATCGGCGAGGCTGGCCAACGCTGTCGTTTGTGCCAATGCGTCAGCAGCGGTCATCCCTTGTGCAATCGGACTTTGATCTAATAAACCAATACGATAGCTCATGTATTTCCTTTTTCTGATCTGGCCTGAATTTTCTGCATATTTTCATAGCCAGAAAAAATCCATAAATAACAAAACAGCGTTTAAATAGTACAAATTCTCACTATCAGTAAATGAGAATCACAATAATCAGCGTAATGAACTATCTATTTTTATAGGGATACTATTTTTACGGGGGTACTATTTGTACAGGAGCACTATTTCCACATGGCTACTTTTTCATCATGAAACTTTCCGAGAGGTATGCTTATTTTTCCGTGGCACTTATTTCATTTCCTGAATAAATAAATCACAAAACCCCCTGAGATATTTTTTTGCTTTGGCATAGTCAATTTTGTTGTTTTACATCCCGAATCCTCTCATCAATAGTATTTTCCAGACGTCCCTGACCCTCTACTCCCCCTTCACCACGCGTTTTCCTGTGTTTTATCCCAGCCAGGAAAAAGGGGGCTTTTAACCAACATTTGCCGTAGGGAGCATGCCGATGAGTAAAAAAACGATTTCTGAACCCCCTTCAAGCCCTGCACAACGTCAGTTGAGACTGGGGGTCATATTGCAGGGCGCAGCCGGCAATATGTCAGCCTGGCGACACAACAACGTGGTACCGGATGCCAGCATCAATTTTGGTTTCGTGCTGGATACGGTGAAAAAAGCCGAACAAGGGAAATTCGACTTCGCTTTTGTGGCGGATGGGTTATATATCAACGAAAAATCCATCCCCCACTTTCTTAACCGCTTTGAACCGCTGACACTGCTCTCAGCGCTGGCTGCCTCCACCCGTCACATCGGTTTAGTCGGTACGCTGTCCACCTCTTACAGCGAGCCGTTCACCACCGCACGGCAGTTCGCCAGCCTCGATCACCTGAG from Dickeya zeae NCPPB 2538 encodes the following:
- a CDS encoding LLM class flavin-dependent oxidoreductase encodes the protein MSYRIGLLDQSPIAQGMTAADALAQTTALASLADTLGYSRFWVSEHHNSDSLAGSSPEVLIAWLLAHTRHIRIGSGGVMLQHYSPYKVAENFHVLSSLAPDRVDLGIGKAPGGFPLATRALQQEIDPARQVTFDDKLRQLHTLLEPTSAQSNSGLFATPQPPSSPSRFLLGASPASARLAASLGWNFVFAGFIQPSESLLTEAFLTWREYQPEHAQALLSLSVIVAESHDEAKMLAGERYNYKVYIDDRAPLNVLTQEQADLLVQQAGSTQFRIEKQAQNILYGTSQEVHRQLQHYHQRFGVSEFIIHTPVNDPAARLTSIRALAAGIKG